TCTGCCACGGCATAACCACGAACTGCGGGAAGACGATAGAGCTCCTTTCGGCCGATGCCGCAACAGAGCGGGCCATGACCCTCGAAGCGCAGGCACGTAAGCTCAGGAAGGACATAGCCGGGTTCAGGGAAAAGAACTCGCTCGACTGCGTGGTCGTCGTGAACCTCGCCTCGACCGAGCCGCCCCTCGAGGCGAAGCCCTCGCACCAGACGCCGGACGGTTTCGAGGAATGCATCGAGGAGGACCGTTCGGACGAGGTCCGCGCTTCCGCCATCTACGCCTATGCGTCCATTCTCGAGGGCTGCCCGTACATAAACTTCACTCCCTCGAACGCCCTCCTGCCGGCGCTCGTAGAGCTTGCCGGGAAAAAAGGCGTGCCGGTCATGGGGAACGACGGAAAGACCGGGGAGACTCTCGTCAAGTCCGCACTCGCGCCTATGTTCCTGTACAGGAACCTCGTAGTCCTGAGCTGGGAGGGGGTGAACCTCCTGGGAAACATGGACGGAAGGGTCCTGAGCGACCCGGAGAACAGGGAATCGAAAATAATCAGCAAGGACGGGATACTCCACAAGGTCCTGGGCTATACCCCCCACTCAAGGGTCCGCATCGATTTCGTCCCCTCGCTCGACGACATGAAGACCGCGTGGAATTTCATCCACTTCAGGGGCTTCCTGGGCTCCCGCATGACCATGCAGTTCATCTGGCAGGGATACGATTCACTGCTCGCGGCCCCCCTAATACTCGATCTCGTAAGGCTTTCGGAGCTTGCGAAGCGCAGGGGCGAGGGCGGCCCCATGACCCACCTCGCCTCTTTTTTCAAGGCGCCGGTCGGCGTGGACGAGCACCGTTACTACAAGCAGGCCGAGATGCTATTCAGGTACGCGGAAAAAGCAAAAGAGAGCGGGGTGCATACATGAGGTTCTCATTCAGCACTAACGCGTTCACGGATTACTCCGTATTCGAGGCCGTGGAAAAGATAGCCGCGGCAGGGTACGAGGGGGTCGAGATCCTCGCCGACATCCCCCATCTCTACGTGCACACCCTGAAGGAGCCGGAGCTTAAGAGGCTCAAGGCGGTCCTCGCCCGGACCGGCATCCAGGTCTCGAATATAAACGCGAATACCGTCCGGGGATACTACGAATCCGGGGCCAACGAGCCGCTCTTCGAGCCGTGCCTCGCGGACCCCGACCCCGGCGTAAGGGCATGGCGTGTGGACTATACCAGGAAGTGCATAGACCTCGCGAAGGCGCTGGGCTCCTCAAATGTAAGCGTGACCTCCGGGCCGATACAGCC
The genomic region above belongs to Deltaproteobacteria bacterium and contains:
- a CDS encoding inositol-3-phosphate synthase, which gives rise to MGKTGVFFIGVSGYIATAVIAGALALKKGLSDRTGMVTELPHFGGLALAEPEEMAFGGWDIRTGSPLESAISLFKSAGLPSELLSAIEGGLIEVSPNICHGITTNCGKTIELLSADAATERAMTLEAQARKLRKDIAGFREKNSLDCVVVVNLASTEPPLEAKPSHQTPDGFEECIEEDRSDEVRASAIYAYASILEGCPYINFTPSNALLPALVELAGKKGVPVMGNDGKTGETLVKSALAPMFLYRNLVVLSWEGVNLLGNMDGRVLSDPENRESKIISKDGILHKVLGYTPHSRVRIDFVPSLDDMKTAWNFIHFRGFLGSRMTMQFIWQGYDSLLAAPLILDLVRLSELAKRRGEGGPMTHLASFFKAPVGVDEHRYYKQAEMLFRYAEKAKESGVHT